A region of Bdellovibrionales bacterium DNA encodes the following proteins:
- a CDS encoding ankyrin repeat domain-containing protein, whose amino-acid sequence MRAILEKNQVDVIYYLRNGANPNLIGGGGDLVSTHGKTPLMVAIETAGAEDIVLEILESDRTDLEVADPHGETAIFKALRTFNLSAVRVMKKRGVNTKVVSREGISLFHASVQSGKTQMAQFIWELGGYNVNQPDKKGWSPLMYAAKEGFLPMVELLLTYGADPGYRSPHLGITAADLAIGIRRKGPKELSVEKQIEFDRVISILSNAISSSSSF is encoded by the coding sequence ATGCGAGCAATTTTGGAGAAAAATCAGGTTGATGTTATTTATTATTTGAGGAATGGGGCCAATCCTAATCTGATCGGTGGTGGAGGAGACCTGGTTTCGACCCATGGAAAGACTCCCCTCATGGTTGCGATTGAGACTGCGGGTGCTGAGGATATCGTATTGGAAATATTGGAGTCAGATCGGACAGATCTGGAAGTGGCCGATCCCCACGGGGAGACAGCCATTTTTAAAGCTTTGAGGACTTTTAACCTGTCGGCCGTGAGAGTTATGAAAAAGAGGGGTGTTAATACAAAAGTAGTCTCGCGCGAGGGGATCTCCTTGTTTCATGCCTCTGTTCAAAGTGGAAAAACGCAAATGGCGCAGTTTATTTGGGAGCTTGGTGGATACAATGTGAATCAACCAGATAAAAAGGGATGGAGCCCCCTCATGTATGCAGCGAAAGAGGGGTTTCTGCCCATGGTAGAGCTATTGCTGACCTATGGAGCGGATCCAGGATATAGATCTCCTCATTTAGGTATAACGGCCGCAGATTTGGCTATCGGAATTCGTCGCAAAGGTCCGAAGGAGCTATCAGTTGAAAAACAGATTGAATTTGATCGGGTTATTAGTATCTTATCAAATGCCATTTCTTCTTCTTCCTCATTTTGA
- the selD gene encoding selenide, water dikinase SelD, whose translation MESSKTGIRLTQSVKKGGCAAKLPAGELKRILSHLKIRRPSELILGMEHMDDASLWDLGDGRLMINTLDFFTPIVDDPADFGRIAAANALSDVYAMGGAPALALTILAFPMSQLPIELLEPMMNGALEKIEEAGAGLGGGHSIDDETLKLGFSVTGFVDKSRAWTNSGAKPGDVLILTKGLGTGAIISAHKDNKADVSWVNSAIESMTKLNSLPIMLSDIDIHAATDVTGFGLFGHALEMALGSQVRIELQSSKFPVLPGALECLRAGVRNRAHRTNREYVDRFLQTAEGLPEERLLLGFDAQTSGGLLLAISENDLALVLDRVRGKFFQSQYIGRVTEIDGNTQSTLIVTA comes from the coding sequence ATGGAATCATCAAAAACTGGAATTCGTCTTACCCAATCGGTTAAAAAAGGTGGCTGCGCCGCTAAGTTACCTGCTGGGGAATTGAAGCGCATCCTATCCCATCTGAAAATTCGCAGGCCGAGCGAGTTGATCCTTGGAATGGAACACATGGATGATGCCTCTCTTTGGGATCTTGGAGATGGGCGGCTGATGATTAATACCTTAGATTTTTTCACGCCAATTGTGGACGATCCGGCGGATTTTGGTCGAATCGCCGCGGCCAACGCCTTGAGTGACGTTTATGCGATGGGAGGAGCTCCGGCTCTCGCTTTGACAATACTTGCTTTTCCTATGTCTCAGCTCCCGATCGAACTTCTGGAGCCCATGATGAATGGAGCCTTAGAGAAGATCGAAGAGGCAGGAGCGGGCTTGGGTGGCGGGCACAGCATTGATGACGAGACTCTTAAACTGGGCTTTTCAGTGACTGGATTTGTCGATAAATCAAGAGCCTGGACGAACTCTGGTGCGAAGCCTGGTGACGTTCTTATTCTGACAAAGGGGCTGGGCACAGGGGCGATCATTTCGGCCCATAAAGATAACAAGGCAGATGTTTCATGGGTCAATTCAGCGATCGAATCTATGACAAAGCTTAATTCGTTACCGATAATGCTTTCAGACATTGATATTCATGCGGCGACTGACGTAACTGGTTTCGGTCTTTTTGGTCATGCCCTAGAAATGGCACTAGGGAGTCAGGTTCGGATTGAACTGCAAAGTTCCAAGTTCCCTGTTTTGCCTGGGGCTTTAGAGTGCTTGCGTGCCGGTGTTCGAAATCGAGCCCATCGGACGAATAGGGAATATGTAGATCGTTTTCTTCAAACTGCTGAAGGCTTGCCAGAAGAGCGCCTTCTGCTCGGGTTTGATGCCCAAACATCTGGGGGCTTATTGCTCGCCATATCAGAAAATGATCTAGCTCTCGTACTTGATAGAGTCAGGGGCAAGTTCTTTCAATCCCAGTACATTGGGCGCGTGACAGAAATCGATGGAAATACCCAATCGACACTTATCGTTACCGCCTAA
- a CDS encoding VTT domain-containing protein: protein MVVTKRKSTEFVCLALLLSLAVYFIGRRFSLLSSDETKQQIVSQLEALTQLTGSNPAYTIAFLMTAHLICSYFSLPFCTPINIASGYLLGFWSAVFSISAITLFSAALGYTTGRYAFNFVSRAFPRIGRQSKLIGFNPQLGARKFLYLVLLRLSPFIPFGVLNITLGYTRLPLLHFFASTSLGVFFDIVLLIQIGVSLKRLHGFSLHEFGSILGVFFLFLILFLAMILKKWKIPLVPEKGKIEQSD from the coding sequence TTGGTAGTCACTAAAAGAAAATCGACCGAATTTGTCTGTCTGGCTCTCTTACTGAGCCTGGCAGTCTATTTTATTGGAAGGCGTTTTTCGCTTTTGAGTTCCGATGAGACCAAACAGCAAATTGTTTCTCAATTGGAAGCACTCACACAGCTAACCGGATCAAATCCTGCCTATACAATTGCCTTCTTAATGACTGCACACCTCATTTGTTCCTATTTTAGCCTCCCCTTTTGCACTCCAATCAACATCGCCAGCGGTTATCTATTGGGATTCTGGTCTGCTGTCTTTTCAATCTCTGCGATAACACTTTTCAGCGCTGCTCTCGGTTACACAACAGGACGCTATGCTTTCAATTTTGTGTCTCGTGCGTTTCCCAGAATTGGTCGTCAATCAAAATTAATTGGCTTTAACCCCCAGCTAGGTGCACGCAAGTTCCTCTATTTGGTTCTTTTAAGACTCAGCCCTTTTATTCCATTCGGGGTGCTCAACATCACTCTTGGCTATACTCGTCTCCCACTTCTGCATTTCTTTGCCTCGACCTCCCTTGGAGTTTTCTTCGATATAGTCCTACTGATCCAAATTGGAGTCTCACTTAAAAGACTTCATGGTTTTAGTCTTCATGAATTTGGCAGTATCCTCGGAGTTTTTTTTCTATTTCTAATTCTCTTTCTCGCAATGATATTAAAAAAATGGAAAATCCCCTTAGTACCTGAAAAAGGAAAAATTGAGCAAAGTGATTAA
- a CDS encoding cupin-like domain-containing protein translates to MSHSDLSFLQKVNFSSMLIGQQLAAGPESFLSWRRAFYEELHSKLKDAPEGKVLPIARIDNLGKREFLTRYYDKSQPVVFKEAAKNWPCCKKWSLDFFEKEYSNTDALMVEVEGLTGHGVNKKFDIMTIGELIKDIRSSGNKYLRFSPIVNNYPALKSDVDFSWLESFVTPPAFGKAHYLFIGGKNSFTHLHSDQPCNLYVQVSGRKKWTLMSMEDSALVYPQVTKTAYFKTEVDFRSPDFDRYPLLKKVNRYEVVLNPGDVLYVPPHFWHYIESLDDTISLAFRWSSLSAALKSSRLFTTLRILAQSPSVWKVSKYGKIDTNLIWAEANGTLKAVMDKLKNREKARSELGSH, encoded by the coding sequence ATGTCACATTCGGATCTGTCATTCCTACAAAAAGTGAACTTCTCAAGCATGCTTATCGGACAACAATTGGCAGCGGGCCCTGAATCATTTTTGTCATGGCGTAGAGCTTTTTACGAAGAATTGCATTCAAAACTGAAGGATGCTCCGGAAGGAAAGGTTTTGCCCATCGCGCGTATCGACAATCTGGGTAAAAGAGAATTTTTGACGCGATACTACGACAAATCTCAGCCTGTTGTGTTTAAGGAAGCCGCGAAAAACTGGCCTTGTTGCAAAAAATGGAGTTTGGATTTCTTTGAAAAGGAATATTCCAATACCGATGCCCTTATGGTGGAAGTGGAAGGCCTCACGGGACACGGAGTCAACAAGAAGTTTGATATAATGACCATTGGCGAATTGATTAAGGACATTCGCAGTAGTGGGAATAAATATCTTAGATTTAGTCCAATCGTTAATAACTACCCAGCTCTAAAAAGCGATGTTGATTTCTCCTGGCTTGAAAGCTTTGTAACACCTCCGGCATTTGGAAAAGCCCACTATTTATTTATAGGTGGAAAAAACTCTTTCACTCATCTCCATTCTGACCAACCGTGCAACCTGTACGTTCAGGTTTCTGGGCGCAAAAAGTGGACTCTCATGTCCATGGAAGACTCAGCTCTTGTTTACCCACAAGTGACAAAGACAGCTTATTTTAAAACTGAGGTGGATTTCAGGTCCCCAGATTTTGATCGATATCCGTTGCTAAAAAAGGTCAATCGCTATGAGGTCGTGTTGAATCCAGGCGACGTCCTTTATGTTCCTCCTCACTTTTGGCATTACATAGAAAGTCTTGATGATACAATTAGTCTTGCATTTCGATGGTCCTCTCTATCTGCGGCGCTCAAATCCTCTCGGCTTTTTACCACCCTCCGAATCCTCGCACAGAGCCCTTCCGTATGGAAGGTATCCAAATATGGAAAGATAGACACCAACCTCATTTGGGCAGAGGCAAATGGCACTCTCAAGGCCGTAATGGACAAACTAAAAAATCGAGAGAAGGCACGAAGCGAGCTTGGTAGTCACTAA
- a CDS encoding B12-binding domain-containing radical SAM protein, whose protein sequence is MTVLFFNPQQEMGGIQCLSAFLRKHGHVTQLFNDPRLFDNPWIQFKRFSRLFEKFSISEGLVEIERKKPDLIAFSAVSDDYEWALNWSKHIKSVFDIPIVFGNCHPTFFPEKVLANSSVDFIIRGEGELTLLELVNALESGDIGFGTILGLGYRANGICKVNPMRPLIEDLDILPFPDKDLYYQTMPYLNHGYTTMTGRGCPYRCTFCDNNSSILMYRKNGIKQKWTRRHSPERVVDEILWAQKRYDIKHVRFNDEDFSYNKEWIRQFCALYRERVGIPYFAWVYPNTIDTEIAEILAESGCDSVEMGIQSGSEHLRVDIMHRKTSDAQILKAMEALRNAGIRVTVDIIIGLPSETKNDLDRTVDLVRKARPWHVYVFWLRYYPSTEILDLAKKRKLLSPEQIEFIETNQSSRGHISGGTELEKSRLSRSYHAFIVLMPLMPDWLVGFFRRYDLIRFFPSFLNPFFLVNITKSIKRDKYNEFRIRGGHMLLWEVPRLFLRLVCKRPWTSWRSSVGPILKHEEAWISKTHESS, encoded by the coding sequence GTGACTGTTTTATTTTTTAATCCACAGCAAGAAATGGGCGGTATTCAATGCCTTTCGGCTTTCCTAAGAAAGCATGGGCATGTAACGCAGCTATTTAATGACCCTAGATTATTTGATAATCCGTGGATACAATTCAAGAGATTCAGTCGGCTCTTTGAGAAATTCAGTATCAGTGAGGGCCTTGTAGAAATTGAAAGGAAAAAGCCTGATCTGATTGCTTTCTCCGCTGTCTCCGATGATTATGAATGGGCTCTGAATTGGTCGAAGCATATAAAATCCGTCTTCGATATCCCCATCGTCTTTGGTAACTGCCATCCAACATTTTTTCCGGAAAAAGTATTAGCGAATTCTTCTGTTGATTTTATTATCCGTGGAGAAGGTGAGCTGACCTTGTTGGAATTGGTCAATGCGCTTGAGTCAGGCGACATTGGTTTTGGCACAATCTTAGGTCTCGGATATAGAGCAAACGGCATTTGCAAAGTGAATCCTATGCGTCCCCTCATTGAGGACTTGGATATACTTCCCTTTCCCGACAAGGATTTATATTACCAGACGATGCCGTATTTAAATCATGGCTATACGACAATGACGGGCAGGGGTTGTCCATATAGATGTACCTTTTGTGATAATAACTCCTCCATTTTGATGTATCGAAAAAATGGAATAAAGCAAAAATGGACTCGTCGCCATAGTCCTGAGCGGGTTGTTGACGAAATTCTTTGGGCTCAAAAACGTTATGATATTAAACATGTCCGATTCAACGACGAGGATTTTAGTTATAACAAGGAGTGGATTCGGCAGTTCTGTGCGCTATATAGAGAAAGAGTGGGGATTCCCTATTTTGCCTGGGTTTACCCAAATACCATCGATACGGAAATCGCTGAAATTTTGGCTGAAAGTGGTTGTGATTCGGTTGAAATGGGAATTCAGTCAGGTTCCGAGCATCTTCGTGTCGATATAATGCATCGTAAAACGAGTGATGCTCAGATATTGAAGGCAATGGAAGCCTTGCGGAATGCAGGAATTCGTGTCACCGTTGATATTATCATTGGACTCCCCTCAGAAACCAAGAACGATTTAGATCGTACAGTGGATTTGGTGCGGAAGGCTCGTCCCTGGCACGTCTATGTCTTTTGGCTTCGTTACTATCCTTCTACTGAGATACTTGACTTGGCAAAAAAGCGGAAACTTCTGTCGCCCGAGCAAATCGAATTTATAGAGACGAATCAATCTTCGCGGGGTCATATTTCTGGTGGCACGGAGCTTGAGAAAAGCAGACTCTCAAGAAGTTATCATGCATTCATCGTTCTTATGCCTCTCATGCCAGATTGGCTAGTTGGTTTCTTCCGCCGATATGATCTCATACGATTTTTTCCGAGCTTCTTAAATCCATTTTTTTTGGTCAATATTACAAAGTCCATCAAGCGGGACAAATACAATGAATTTCGAATTCGGGGGGGGCATATGTTGCTTTGGGAGGTGCCTCGTTTGTTTTTGCGTTTAGTTTGTAAGCGGCCATGGACCTCTTGGAGGAGCTCCGTCGGTCCGATTTTGAAACATGAAGAAGCATGGATTTCAAAAACACATGAATCTTCTTGA
- a CDS encoding alpha/beta hydrolase: MISFFSKISRIYWVSWIFLAVTFVSLELYFSKSLFPVTIEQIQLKNSDRSTVSIFRNENNENPNMVAVLLHGKRCSAQLMAPLARVLAINGIRTYTFDFPGHGKSHFSMIFRCNIPGLELPICHKNRSDIDIGISVVQALIDRENLSNKKIVFIGHSFGGGRIGHSLMNSPQLSNIDKGLINLDGNVAGTIYRGPKLLTLHARTKQPSSNFGEQIQLNISHFDMIINSEVVEIVLNWINRNWKGAFENSEKSTAFHLSVPVTAMLTLLILIFMTYGLIPKLGEGQPIKYRMRVSAFIILFFASAVSALIIRFGVESITFLKLHNTSESLYLIYLIFLGLCSISIISVVSKTELKMKNPNYFLKAISIGILAFLPLALFAAPYVDHYLFHASLSETRILRWGSFSFSFYPLCFVTRRLTISRTILQSYLLRLGIWIFLLAVWFLLQPPRDINRPPLGDLLQFFSCLVIIEFFAARLERKANSITSSAVFVSLALAWIAAVFYPFYTT; encoded by the coding sequence GTGATTTCATTTTTTTCCAAAATATCTCGGATCTATTGGGTGAGTTGGATTTTTCTCGCTGTGACTTTCGTCAGCCTTGAGCTTTACTTTTCTAAGAGCCTCTTCCCGGTGACGATCGAGCAAATACAATTGAAAAATTCTGATCGGTCAACCGTATCAATCTTTCGGAATGAGAATAATGAAAATCCAAATATGGTGGCAGTTCTCCTTCATGGCAAACGATGTAGCGCCCAATTGATGGCGCCACTTGCTCGAGTCTTGGCCATCAACGGAATTAGAACTTATACCTTTGATTTCCCTGGGCATGGAAAGTCCCATTTTTCAATGATTTTCCGATGTAATATTCCCGGATTAGAATTGCCCATTTGTCACAAGAACAGGAGCGACATTGACATCGGAATTTCCGTTGTCCAGGCCTTGATTGATCGAGAGAATCTTTCCAATAAGAAAATTGTATTCATTGGCCATTCCTTTGGAGGCGGAAGGATAGGTCACTCTCTCATGAATTCTCCCCAGCTTTCCAATATAGACAAAGGTTTGATTAATTTGGATGGAAATGTAGCTGGGACCATCTACCGGGGACCAAAATTACTGACATTGCACGCCAGGACAAAACAACCCTCGTCTAACTTTGGAGAGCAGATTCAATTAAACATCTCGCATTTTGACATGATCATCAATTCGGAAGTGGTTGAAATAGTGTTAAATTGGATCAACAGAAATTGGAAAGGAGCATTTGAAAATTCAGAAAAATCGACTGCATTCCACTTGTCTGTTCCAGTGACCGCAATGCTCACTCTTTTGATATTGATTTTTATGACTTATGGCCTAATTCCTAAGCTTGGAGAAGGCCAACCAATTAAATATCGCATGAGAGTATCAGCCTTTATAATCCTTTTCTTTGCCTCTGCGGTCTCCGCTTTAATCATTCGATTTGGAGTTGAATCGATCACGTTTTTAAAATTACACAATACGAGCGAAAGTTTATATTTGATCTACCTCATCTTCCTAGGATTGTGTTCTATTTCCATTATTTCAGTTGTCTCGAAAACAGAACTTAAAATGAAAAATCCTAATTACTTCTTAAAGGCGATTTCAATTGGAATTTTGGCATTTTTGCCACTCGCTTTGTTTGCAGCTCCCTACGTTGATCACTATTTATTTCACGCCTCTCTTTCAGAAACTAGGATACTACGTTGGGGGTCATTTAGTTTTTCCTTTTACCCCCTGTGCTTCGTCACGCGACGACTCACCATCAGTAGAACGATTTTACAGTCGTACCTACTTCGTCTAGGTATTTGGATATTCCTGCTGGCAGTTTGGTTCCTGCTTCAGCCTCCACGTGACATCAACAGACCTCCTTTGGGAGATCTTCTGCAATTCTTCTCATGCCTTGTCATCATTGAATTTTTCGCAGCGAGGTTGGAGAGAAAGGCAAACTCAATAACCAGCTCTGCAGTCTTTGTGTCTCTCGCACTTGCCTGGATTGCTGCAGTCTTTTATCCATTTTACACGACGTAA
- a CDS encoding metal-dependent hydrolase — protein MATVFTHSFVGYTLSQLAPESVRKNRKFIFWMCFLPIIPDFDYLGWVLHVPYGGVWGHRGLTHSILFSFALSALALAKMGKPYQINIACFLGISAVSHGVLDAMTNGGLGVAFFSPYSLARYFFSWRPIEVSPIGIRFFSWRGLVVIINEMQWIWTPCLILLLARSAITRQLLSFEKGRIK, from the coding sequence ATGGCAACCGTTTTCACCCATTCTTTTGTTGGCTATACCCTATCTCAGTTGGCTCCAGAGTCAGTCAGAAAAAATAGGAAATTTATCTTTTGGATGTGCTTTCTCCCTATAATTCCTGATTTTGACTACCTAGGTTGGGTTTTACATGTTCCTTACGGTGGCGTATGGGGTCACCGTGGTCTGACGCACTCAATTTTATTTTCATTTGCTCTTAGTGCCCTAGCCTTGGCTAAGATGGGAAAACCCTACCAGATCAACATAGCATGTTTTCTAGGTATTTCTGCTGTTTCGCACGGAGTACTTGATGCTATGACAAACGGAGGCTTGGGAGTCGCATTTTTTTCTCCTTACTCCTTAGCCCGCTATTTTTTTTCTTGGAGGCCCATTGAGGTTTCGCCAATAGGAATCCGCTTTTTCTCCTGGCGTGGATTGGTCGTGATCATAAATGAAATGCAGTGGATTTGGACTCCGTGTCTTATTCTTCTTCTTGCGAGATCGGCAATCACCCGCCAGCTTTTATCCTTTGAAAAAGGGAGAATCAAATAG